The genomic region TTTAATCGCAAACCTGCTCTCAAAAAAAGGTACGGTGCTGGAATCCTGCGATCCGTATGTCGCCAGCGATGTTTCCTGCAACAGCAGTTGCGATTACAAGAAGACCTTGCTCTCCTGGAGAGTGATCTCGACCGGTACTGTCCCGCCCACACAAACTTTAAAAGATTATATCTTCGCCTATGGGCCGGTTTACACTTCGCTTTATGCCGGCGACAGTGATGCCTGGGCGACCGAGTTTTCCGGCTATGACGGTAGCTATGTGCTCACTCATTCAGGCGGTTCCACCAACCACGCGGTTACGATCGTGGGCTGGGATGACACCCTGACTCACGCTCTCGGGACCGGTGCCTGGATCGTCAAGAACAGCTGGGGTTCGAGCTGGGGGGGGACCTGCGACTACGGTGCCGAGGCCGGATATTTCTATATCGCCTACGGTTCCGCCAATATCGGCCAGTACTCATCGTTTGTCGATGACTGGCAGAATTACGACCCCAACGGCGAACTTTTGTACCATGACGAATCCGGCCAGTCTCATTCCTGGGGGACCGGGAGCACGCCCACATACTGGGGTATGGCCAAGTTCAGCAGCGCTTCGGATGTGTATGTCAAACGAATTGAATTCTGGGCTCCGGCGCCTATGAGCGATGTCGACTTGTATGTGTATGATGACTTCAGCGGGGGAAGCCTGTCGAACCTGCTGTCATCGCAACTCAATAACAGCTTCAATGAATCCGGCTATTATTCGGTCGAGCTGGATTCTATGCCACAGGTTTCCGCCGGCGACAATTTCTACGTGGTGGCAAAATTCACCACTACCGGTTACGGTTACCCGGTGCCTGTGGATGGTTACGGTCCCTATACCGCTGGAAATACGTACACTTCATCAAATGGTGCAAGCTGGACCGAAATGGGTAACGCCACCCGTCCCTATGAAGTCGGGTTGCGGGCGAGAGT from Candidatus Zixiibacteriota bacterium harbors:
- a CDS encoding T9SS type A sorting domain-containing protein, with the translated sequence MIKTVIALIATSVIMLSGSTGQLFSDEGHVAPSLPPVDTTDLPENTGFIRPTLIRDHMDWDQLPHVPGATATRYDWRETGKVTSVKNQSSCGACYSFASLANFESKVLIDSSDLYDFSEDNAKECNYWETNLSGTSCSGGNYALIANLLSKKGTVLESCDPYVASDVSCNSSCDYKKTLLSWRVISTGTVPPTQTLKDYIFAYGPVYTSLYAGDSDAWATEFSGYDGSYVLTHSGGSTNHAVTIVGWDDTLTHALGTGAWIVKNSWGSSWGGTCDYGAEAGYFYIAYGSANIGQYSSFVDDWQNYDPNGELLYHDESGQSHSWGTGSTPTYWGMAKFSSASDVYVKRIEFWAPAPMSDVDLYVYDDFSGGSLSNLLSSQLNNSFNESGYYSVELDSMPQVSAGDNFYVVAKFTTTGYGYPVPVDGYGPYTAGNTYTSSNGASWTEMGNATRPYEVGLRARVSTSLVVSADDDGERLPKGFDLEHNYPNPFNPQTTIRYTLEYQADVSLSVYNLLGQKVATLVDEVRPAGEYETVWNGTDDSGQPVASGIYFYRLKADDYEDSKKMVLMK